In a single window of the Rhizobiaceae bacterium genome:
- a CDS encoding DUF2007 domain-containing protein, producing MIELIRTNDAVVLSFVQSLLKDAGIDCLLADQNMSVLDGSLGILPRRIMVAEDDAAKARRILSDAGIGNEISNR from the coding sequence ATGATAGAACTGATCAGAACAAACGATGCCGTCGTACTTTCCTTCGTGCAGTCGCTCCTGAAGGATGCGGGCATCGATTGCCTGCTGGCCGACCAGAACATGAGCGTTCTCGACGGTTCGCTGGGTATCCTGCCTCGCCGGATCATGGTTGCCGAGGACGATGCCGCCAAGGCGCGCCGCATTCTGTCCGACGCTGGAATCGGCAATGAAATCAGCAACCGCTGA